The DNA region AGCTACATCCTCGGACGCAGCGGGCTGTGAATCCGGGCCCGTATCGACTTGTTTTGCACCCGGAGAGTCGGACGATACGCCCGCCTCATTGGACGACTCCAAATCGGCAACTGGCACAGTCCCAGTTGGGGATTGCTCTTCATTGATCGAGTCTTCCGACTGATTGGGTGGCTTGGAATCCGATTCTTCACCGTCGCCAGTTCCAGCCTCTACCTTGTCTTCAAGACCCTTACGCTTCTTTCCTCGCTTTCCGCCTGGAACGCCGCCCTGGCGCTCTCCGCGGCGCCTTCTGATGAAACCCATGATATCGTCAAACAACACGGCCAGCGTAACACCAACAACTGCTCCCAGACCAAGAATCACGGCCTGCACTCGGACCGCCGTATCGTTAGCTATTCCCGTGATGGAGGGTGCCGCTAGCACCTCCATTCCAATGTAGGAGCTTTTTGCGATCCCCGCTTCATCCTGCCGGGTCTCCAATTCGTGCTCGCCGATCTCGATTGCGGCGTCGATCAAACCCAAAGCATTTGCTTGATCGCCAGCTGTCGATCGCATCACGATGACAGAAGTACGCGAGCCAGAAGTGACGATCACACCGCCGGTCAGCCCTCGCTCATCGAGTTGAGCTGCGGTTTCGGGGCCGTTCAAGATCACCGTTAGGGCCTCGCTTGCGCCCTGTACGTTGATGAAGGGGTTAGCGATCTCCGAACTCACCCTGGGGGGCGTGAGCATCACAGTGCCAGTAGCGTCATATTCCGGACTGGCGGTACGACCGGCCAGAAGCGCCATCAAGACCGCCACTGCCACGATCGGCAAGCAAACATACCAGCGCCTCAGGGTCGCAAGCGTGATTCCCCAGACGTCCATCGAGCCTCCAAAAAGCGTGGTGGCAGTGTGCATCCACCACCGACGCGACACTCTACCCGCAGAAACACATCACCGGTCCTGCAAAGAGAAATGTTAGCGCCGACTCAGGGCTGTTCAAGGTCCCCTCGTCCGGGCTCCGGACGACGCAAGCCCCTGCTGACGATTCGCCGCACCGTCCCCAGCACGGAACTGCGCTTACGCTTGAACGACAGCGCCCACCACAACCGTGCCGACGGCAGGTTCTCGTACAACGGGGTCCGTAACCCGGCCAGTCGCATGGTGAGGACACGCGCCCATACGGCGCCACGGGCCATCTGCAGGTGGGGCTGAGCTTCTGGTAGGTACTGGGTGGCGATCGGACCGCCCTGCAATGCTCCATCACGTAGTGCCCGATCAAGCGCCGCTTGGCCCCTAGAGGTACGGACAACGACTAGCGATCGGCCTGGCTCGTCCTCGGCGACCTCGCGGTACCAGGGGTCACCGACCGATAGGTCGGCGAACTCTCCGGTGTGGTCGGGACAGATCTGGCAGCGCCACTGACGGTGCTTCGCCAACGTCCCGCCCCACGCCTCAGCATAGGTAGTCTCACCACGACGTCCATCGCTCGTTTCGACTCGAAAACTGCCAGGCCAACCCTCTCCTCGGTAGTCCACGCGCACGGTGCTGGCTGGATCGAGTCCTAGGGATGCAATGACCTGTTCGGTGGCCTGGGTTGAAGGAGTCCCCGCGCAGAAGATGCCAATAGTCAACGCGACCTTGTCCCCCAGCGCCGGCCGGAGAGTGGCCGCCGATCGGGTTGCGGCAATGTCGCACGGTTTCCCAACAACGACGCATGGCCCTTCAGCGTTCTCCACAAGATCCAATCGCTGGCAAGGGCTCGCCGGCGCATATCTGGATCCAGCCGAGTTCAAGACATCTTCGCGAGATCGATTCAGAACTGTCTCATTTAGAAGCGGGGCGTCTCGGCGAGCCCTCACGCCCAGCGTCCCGACAGCGGAGCCAGATTCGAGTGCGTGGACAGCAAGAGCACTGATCACTCCCCCAGAGGATCCTCGATATCGCAACTCATCATCCGTGGCCCAACATTCATATACGCCCAACACCGGCCCCCATGCGCCTCCGAAGGGGGAATCAACCAAGACTTCTGGTGGGTGGGCGAGCCTCCGTCCCGGGCAAGCCGCCACCGCTTCGGGTGTTGGGCCCCCGGTTACTCCGACGATCTGAAGAGGGCGTCGGCCCACACCAGGGACCTCGTCCATACGAAATTGGTCCGGCTCTAGATATGCGCAGGCTCCGCATCCGCAACACAAATGCGCATCTACAACATCCCGGATCGTATCAAGACCCGAAGGCTTCGAATTCACGGCACTAGACTCGAACATTCGCATTTGTCATCTCAACGTCTGTCAGGAATGCTTGTAATGTCTCTGCGGAAGCGGGGACACGGTTCTTCCGCAAGGCCGGACGCTTGATTCGATCCCGGACACCCAGTGCAACATTATGCACTAGAGCAATAGCTGTCGCGCCGAGCGCGGGGCGAAGTGCGCGTGCCACCAATCGGGCCAGACCGTGCTCCGATCGGATTGATGTGATAGGCGCCACGCGATCCACCGCCGTCAAGAATCTTTGCAATGTGGTGGGCACACCGAGCGCTTCGGCCAAATTGGACGGCAACGGAGTCCCAAGTACACCACGGCACCGACTCAACACTAGCCAGACCTGCGCGCTCGCTCGCCATTCCCGCGCACGAGTGGTGACCGTTGCCCAATCGGTAGTCTCACGCACCAAGCCATCAGCGTCCACCAACTGTAGCAACCGGTTGGCTCCGTCGAGCGCCGCGTGTACGCAGGTATGGATCAACGCATCGCAGTGGTCCAGCACTGGCACGTCAACGAAACCCAGCGTCTGATTTCTTCGTCGATCGATGAGCTTTGCGTCGGGTATGCGGAAGCGGACTCGGCGCGGCTCGCGGTTGATCATAGACCAGTGAAGATCGACCAAGAAGCCGTTCGGGCTTATCCAGTGCATCTCACCTGGAGCCGGACGAGCGGCGAGCATATCCTCGCGATCCAACAACGTCCATCCTGCCGCCGCGAGCCGCTCGCAGGCGTGGCGTAGATGCACCGGTGAAGTCAGTACATCAATGTCATTGAAGGAGCGCAGCCCTGGGACTGGGTGTGAAGCCATCGACAGGGATGCGCCCTTAAAGGTCACCCAGGGAATATCTCCTAGCAGGCGGGTGAGCTCGGCCAGCAGGGCGCATGCGGCGAGATTCTTGGCGAAGGCCCGATCTCGGTCCGGCTTCAGCAACTGCGAAACGCTCGGCGCCACCTCGCGGGTCACCACATGCGCAAGTGGCGCAATCCGGTGTAGTCGCGCAGCATCGACGAACTCGTCCACTTCGATAGGCGTGAGTGCGACGTTGCTCCAGACGCCTCGGCACACCTGACCAAGTGCAGTAGATACTGCCGGGGATCGCCGTCGGCGTCGCTGCGACAGACTCATCCTCCGTCCTGAGATGTCGAACTGTGAGCGTCGATAAACCCTTGGATGTCATCCGACATCATCAGTTCGAGCGCATCCGAAATCTTTGCGACCGGCCAATCCCACCACTTGATCCTCAGCAGCGCCTCGATCTGCTCCCGCGAGAAGCGGTAGCCGGCCACGCGGCCAGGGTTACCAGCGACGATAGCGTAGGCAGGAACGTCCTGACGCACCACGCTTCTGGCTCCGATCACCGCACCATCCCCGATGGTAACCCCCGACAGGATGAGCGCCTCGTTGCCGATCCAGACATCGTTGCCAACCTTGACACTTCCGCGACTGACACTGGACCTCGCCGCGAGATGGCCGGCGTCACCTCGAAATTCCTCATACGCGGGGAAACGGTATGTTGACACGAAATCAGTTCGATGCTCGCCACCCAGGAGAATGTGCACTCCGTACGCAAAGGAGCAGAACTGACCCACCTCCAGTCGCGATCCAGGCGTCCGATTCGACACTGTTAAGTGACCCCAGGCATAACGTCCAATCGCGAACTGCTTGAGATCCTTGCGACGGTCGAGCCGCTGTGCAGGCGGCAGACCCGAGGGTCGAGGCTTCAGCAGCCGTCGGACCATTGGAGCGAGTCTCTTCATTACGCTGCCTACCTCATATCCCGGTTCATGCGCTCCGAGTCTACACCTCGATGATTCCGTTGGTGGCCGAACCGGCAATACCCGAGCCTAACCGAGGTTGACCTCGGTGTTGCCGGACCACGAAACGTTGGAACCGATGCCGGTCCGCACTCCGTAGCGGTAGTCCCTTCCGAATACGTTCCCGGCGAACTGACCACTGGCGATGTTCCCAGACTCGCCACCGTTGATCGTGTAGTTGCCGCCGTTCATGTAGTTATTGATGACCCGCAGGTTCTGTAGTGGACTGCTGGTCAGTGAGCCAATCTGAATCGCGGCGTTCATCGGGTCGTCCGTGCTTCTGACATAAGCAAG from Microlunatus phosphovorus NM-1 includes:
- a CDS encoding acetyltransferase, which codes for MVRRLLKPRPSGLPPAQRLDRRKDLKQFAIGRYAWGHLTVSNRTPGSRLEVGQFCSFAYGVHILLGGEHRTDFVSTYRFPAYEEFRGDAGHLAARSSVSRGSVKVGNDVWIGNEALILSGVTIGDGAVIGARSVVRQDVPAYAIVAGNPGRVAGYRFSREQIEALLRIKWWDWPVAKISDALELMMSDDIQGFIDAHSSTSQDGG
- a CDS encoding nucleotidyltransferase domain-containing protein, with translation MDEFVDAARLHRIAPLAHVVTREVAPSVSQLLKPDRDRAFAKNLAACALLAELTRLLGDIPWVTFKGASLSMASHPVPGLRSFNDIDVLTSPVHLRHACERLAAAGWTLLDREDMLAARPAPGEMHWISPNGFLVDLHWSMINREPRRVRFRIPDAKLIDRRRNQTLGFVDVPVLDHCDALIHTCVHAALDGANRLLQLVDADGLVRETTDWATVTTRAREWRASAQVWLVLSRCRGVLGTPLPSNLAEALGVPTTLQRFLTAVDRVAPITSIRSEHGLARLVARALRPALGATAIALVHNVALGVRDRIKRPALRKNRVPASAETLQAFLTDVEMTNANVRV
- a CDS encoding Coenzyme F420 hydrogenase/dehydrogenase, beta subunit C-terminal domain, producing the protein MRMFESSAVNSKPSGLDTIRDVVDAHLCCGCGACAYLEPDQFRMDEVPGVGRRPLQIVGVTGGPTPEAVAACPGRRLAHPPEVLVDSPFGGAWGPVLGVYECWATDDELRYRGSSGGVISALAVHALESGSAVGTLGVRARRDAPLLNETVLNRSREDVLNSAGSRYAPASPCQRLDLVENAEGPCVVVGKPCDIAATRSAATLRPALGDKVALTIGIFCAGTPSTQATEQVIASLGLDPASTVRVDYRGEGWPGSFRVETSDGRRGETTYAEAWGGTLAKHRQWRCQICPDHTGEFADLSVGDPWYREVAEDEPGRSLVVVRTSRGQAALDRALRDGALQGGPIATQYLPEAQPHLQMARGAVWARVLTMRLAGLRTPLYENLPSARLWWALSFKRKRSSVLGTVRRIVSRGLRRPEPGRGDLEQP